From the Roseibium salinum genome, one window contains:
- a CDS encoding ABC transporter permease has translation MAETQSAAAPHKDERIREISSVRKALIRPELGAICGTILVFMFFIAIAGDSGMFAPEGIINWGTVSAQFAIIAVGACLLMIAGEFDLSVGSMIGFSGIMIALMTVHWGFPTWIAILVAIALALAIGALNGYLVMKTSLPSFIVTLAFLYILRGLTIFISIATTRKTIIGGVREAAEGDPIAWLFGGKVFSGLFVWLADMGVVGKFVAGPRAGQPVVEGIPMLMIWAIALIVFGHFLLTRTRFGNWIFASGGDAQAARYVGVPVNRVKILMFMFSAFCATIFATCQVMEFGSAAADRGLLKEFEAIISVVIGGALLTGGYGSVVGAALGALIFGVVQQGLFFAGVESSLFRVFLGVILLLAVILNTYIRRMITGER, from the coding sequence ATGGCTGAGACCCAATCGGCAGCCGCCCCTCACAAAGACGAGCGCATCCGTGAAATATCATCCGTGCGCAAGGCGCTGATCCGCCCGGAACTGGGCGCCATTTGCGGCACCATCCTCGTCTTCATGTTTTTCATCGCCATTGCTGGCGACAGCGGCATGTTTGCCCCTGAAGGCATCATCAACTGGGGAACGGTGTCCGCACAGTTCGCCATCATCGCCGTCGGCGCCTGCCTCCTGATGATCGCAGGCGAGTTCGATCTCTCGGTCGGCTCCATGATCGGCTTTTCCGGCATCATGATCGCCCTGATGACGGTCCATTGGGGCTTCCCGACCTGGATCGCCATTCTGGTCGCCATCGCCCTGGCGCTGGCAATCGGCGCGCTCAACGGCTACCTGGTGATGAAGACCAGCCTGCCGTCCTTCATCGTTACCCTCGCATTCCTCTACATTCTGCGCGGCCTGACGATCTTCATTTCCATCGCCACCACGCGGAAAACCATTATCGGCGGCGTCCGCGAGGCGGCCGAAGGCGATCCGATCGCCTGGCTGTTCGGCGGCAAGGTGTTCTCCGGCCTCTTCGTCTGGCTGGCCGACATGGGCGTCGTCGGCAAGTTCGTTGCCGGCCCGAGGGCCGGGCAGCCGGTTGTCGAAGGCATTCCCATGCTGATGATCTGGGCCATCGCCCTGATCGTCTTCGGGCATTTCCTTCTGACCCGCACCCGTTTCGGCAACTGGATCTTCGCCTCCGGGGGCGACGCCCAGGCCGCGCGCTATGTCGGCGTGCCGGTGAACAGGGTCAAGATCCTGATGTTCATGTTCTCCGCCTTCTGCGCCACCATATTCGCCACCTGCCAGGTAATGGAATTCGGCTCCGCCGCCGCGGACCGCGGTCTGTTGAAGGAGTTCGAGGCCATCATTTCCGTGGTGATCGGCGGCGCGCTGCTGACCGGCGGCTACGGCTCCGTCGTCGGTGCCGCGCTTGGAGCGCTCATCTTCGGCGTGGTCCAGCAGGGTCTTTTCTTCGCCGGTGTCGAAAGCTCGCTCTTCCGGGTCTTCCTCGGCGTGATCCTGCTGCTCGCCGTGATCCTCAACACCTATATCCGGCGCATGATCACGGGGGAACGCTGA
- a CDS encoding bifunctional 5-dehydro-2-deoxygluconokinase/5-dehydro-2-deoxyphosphogluconate aldolase: MKKLDVITIGRSSVDLYGAQVGGRLEDMGSFNKYIGGSPTNMACGTARLGLRSGLITRVGNEHMGRFICEELERHGVATDGVVTDRERLTALVLLGIRDQEQFPLIFYRENCADMALCEDDIDPDFIASAKAVVATGTHLSHPRTEAAVLKALHLARESGGRTALDIDYRPNLWGLAGHDAGESRFIASDQVTAKLQSSLHLFDLIVGTEEEFHIAGGTTDTVEALRNVRKVSGATLVCKRGPMGAAAFEADIPDSLDEGISGPGFPIEVFNVLGAGDGFMSGLLKGWITGEDWVTSLTYANACGAFAVSRHSCTPAYPSWEELQFFLKRGIERKDLRNDLALEQIHWSTNRHRTHGGDWSTMRVFAFDHRIQLEQLADEAGASREKIGAFKTLCLAAARQVAGGEPGYGILCDSRFGREALYQAAGTGLWIGHPVEWPASRPLSLEPEIGPDFGGLAQWPLEHVVKVLCFYHPQDPDELKAEQEDVLKRLFAACRRNRLEMLLEVIPSKVGPVDDDTTSDIIRRIYDIGIYPDWWKLEPMTSHTAWAKACEAISQNDPHTRGIVVLGLDAPEEQLSASFAEAAQFDLVKGFAVGRTIFADAARKWLAGAFTSEQAVADMTDRFGRLCRAWDEARAGAQSIERQGKEA, from the coding sequence GTGAAGAAACTCGATGTCATCACGATCGGCCGGTCCTCGGTCGATCTCTACGGGGCGCAGGTGGGTGGCCGGCTGGAGGACATGGGATCCTTCAACAAGTATATCGGCGGCTCGCCCACCAACATGGCCTGCGGCACCGCCCGCCTCGGCCTCAGGTCCGGGCTGATCACGCGGGTGGGCAACGAGCATATGGGCCGCTTCATCTGCGAGGAGCTGGAGCGACACGGTGTGGCGACCGACGGGGTCGTCACCGACAGGGAGCGCCTGACCGCCCTCGTCCTGCTCGGCATCCGCGACCAGGAACAGTTCCCGCTGATCTTCTATCGCGAGAACTGCGCCGACATGGCGCTGTGCGAGGACGACATCGATCCGGACTTCATCGCCTCGGCGAAAGCGGTGGTCGCCACCGGCACCCATCTGTCCCATCCGCGCACCGAAGCGGCCGTCCTGAAGGCCCTGCATCTTGCCCGCGAAAGCGGCGGCCGGACGGCGCTCGACATCGACTACCGGCCGAACCTGTGGGGCCTTGCCGGCCATGATGCGGGCGAAAGCCGGTTCATCGCCTCCGACCAGGTGACGGCAAAGCTCCAGTCCAGCCTGCATCTCTTCGACCTGATCGTCGGCACGGAAGAGGAGTTCCACATTGCCGGCGGCACCACCGACACGGTTGAGGCGCTGAGGAACGTCCGGAAGGTCTCCGGGGCGACGCTGGTCTGCAAGCGCGGCCCGATGGGCGCCGCCGCGTTCGAGGCGGATATTCCGGACAGCCTGGACGAGGGCATCTCCGGCCCCGGGTTTCCGATCGAGGTGTTCAATGTGCTGGGCGCGGGCGACGGTTTCATGTCGGGCCTGCTGAAGGGCTGGATTACCGGTGAAGACTGGGTGACCAGCCTCACCTATGCCAATGCCTGCGGCGCCTTCGCGGTCTCGCGTCACAGCTGCACCCCGGCCTATCCGAGCTGGGAGGAGCTGCAGTTCTTCCTGAAACGCGGCATCGAGCGCAAGGACCTGCGCAACGACCTGGCGCTGGAACAGATCCACTGGTCCACCAACCGGCACCGCACCCATGGCGGTGACTGGTCGACCATGCGCGTCTTTGCCTTCGATCACCGCATTCAGCTGGAACAACTCGCCGATGAAGCCGGCGCCAGCCGCGAAAAGATCGGCGCCTTCAAGACACTCTGCCTCGCCGCGGCCCGGCAGGTCGCGGGCGGTGAGCCGGGTTACGGCATCCTCTGCGACAGCCGGTTCGGCCGCGAGGCGCTCTATCAGGCCGCCGGAACCGGACTGTGGATCGGTCATCCGGTGGAGTGGCCTGCCTCCCGGCCGCTCTCACTCGAACCGGAAATCGGTCCGGATTTCGGCGGCCTGGCCCAATGGCCGCTGGAGCACGTGGTCAAGGTCCTGTGCTTCTACCACCCGCAGGATCCGGATGAGCTGAAAGCCGAGCAGGAGGACGTGCTCAAACGCCTCTTTGCCGCCTGCCGTCGCAACCGGCTGGAAATGCTGCTGGAGGTCATCCCCTCCAAGGTTGGCCCGGTCGATGACGACACCACGTCCGATATCATCCGCCGGATCTACGACATCGGCATCTATCCGGACTGGTGGAAGCTGGAGCCGATGACCTCGCACACCGCCTGGGCGAAGGCCTGCGAGGCCATTTCGCAGAACGACCCGCACACGCGCGGCATCGTCGTTCTCGGCCTGGACGCCCCCGAAGAGCAGCTTTCGGCGAGTTTTGCCGAGGCGGCACAGTTCGACCTCGTCAAGGGTTTTGCGGTCGGCCGGACGATCTTTGCCGATGCGGCCCGGAAATGGCTTGCAGGCGCGTTCACCAGCGAACAGGCTGTTGCCGACATGACCGACCGCTTCGGGCGCCTGTGCCGTGCATGGGACGAGGCGCGCGCCGGGGCGCAGTCCATTGAACGCCAGGGAAAAGAAGCATGA
- the iolD gene encoding 3D-(3,5/4)-trihydroxycyclohexane-1,2-dione acylhydrolase (decyclizing), with protein MSTIRLTAAQALVRYISAQMTEDGERFIDGVWAIFGHGNVAGLGEALERAGNALPTWRGQNEQTMAHTAIAYAKAKKRTRAMAVTSSIGPGATNMVTAAALAHVNRLPVLLIPGDVFANRGPDPVLQQVEDFGDGTVSANDCFRPVSRYFDRISRPEHLLTALPRAFQVMTDPAMCGPVTLAFCQDTQAEAFDYPESFFEPRVWRIRRPEPDSRDIADVAALVKAAKAPVIVCGGGVIYSGAEETLGDFATRHGIAVIETQAGKSALAQSHPMNFGAAGVDGAESANKLAEAADLVIGVGTRFQDFTTGSWALFKQPDRKLVSINVQGYDAAKHGAVSVVGDAKVCLEKISAALGDHKADAFDPGSRLDWLAKVDAHCSARTDTPEGYLPLDAEVIGAVQRTASEKTIAMCAAGTMPGALKLLWQAPQGGYHMEYGYSCMGYEIAGAMGIKLAQPDRDVVCFVGDGSYMMANSELATAVMRRVPFTVVLTDNRGYGCINRLQMGTGGEQFNNLYQNCNVEAQPDIDFVAHAASMGAHAAKAKDITDLEAHILAARDRAIPTVIVIDTDPMHGPGENGGGHWWDVAVPEVSDRAEVNKAREGYVAALKHQRAAD; from the coding sequence ATGAGCACAATCCGACTAACTGCCGCTCAGGCACTCGTCCGCTATATCTCGGCACAGATGACCGAAGACGGCGAACGCTTCATCGACGGCGTCTGGGCGATCTTCGGCCACGGCAACGTTGCCGGTCTCGGCGAAGCCCTGGAACGGGCGGGAAATGCCCTGCCGACCTGGCGGGGCCAGAACGAACAGACCATGGCGCACACGGCGATCGCCTACGCCAAGGCCAAGAAGCGCACCCGCGCCATGGCGGTCACCTCTTCCATCGGCCCGGGGGCGACCAACATGGTGACGGCAGCGGCCCTTGCCCACGTCAACCGCCTGCCGGTGTTGCTGATCCCCGGCGATGTCTTCGCCAACCGCGGCCCGGACCCGGTGCTGCAACAGGTCGAGGATTTCGGCGACGGCACGGTATCGGCCAACGATTGTTTCCGGCCGGTGTCGCGCTATTTCGACAGGATCAGCCGTCCGGAACACCTTCTGACGGCCCTTCCCCGCGCCTTTCAGGTGATGACCGATCCGGCCATGTGCGGCCCGGTCACGCTCGCATTCTGCCAGGACACCCAGGCCGAGGCTTTCGATTACCCGGAAAGCTTCTTTGAACCCCGGGTCTGGCGCATTCGCCGTCCGGAGCCCGACAGCCGCGATATCGCGGATGTTGCCGCGCTGGTGAAGGCGGCGAAGGCCCCGGTCATCGTCTGCGGCGGCGGCGTCATCTATTCCGGGGCCGAGGAAACCCTCGGCGATTTCGCAACCCGGCACGGCATAGCGGTGATCGAGACCCAAGCCGGCAAATCGGCGCTGGCCCAGTCCCATCCGATGAATTTCGGCGCAGCCGGCGTGGATGGGGCGGAAAGCGCCAACAAGCTCGCCGAGGCCGCCGATCTGGTGATCGGCGTCGGCACGCGGTTCCAGGATTTCACCACCGGTTCCTGGGCGCTTTTCAAGCAGCCGGACCGCAAGCTGGTCTCGATCAATGTACAGGGCTACGATGCCGCCAAGCACGGTGCCGTGAGCGTGGTCGGCGATGCGAAGGTCTGCCTGGAGAAGATCTCCGCCGCCCTCGGCGACCACAAGGCCGATGCCTTCGATCCCGGCTCACGGCTCGACTGGCTTGCCAAGGTGGATGCCCATTGCAGCGCCCGAACCGATACGCCGGAAGGCTATCTGCCGCTCGATGCCGAAGTGATCGGCGCCGTCCAGCGCACCGCCAGCGAAAAGACCATCGCGATGTGTGCCGCCGGCACGATGCCGGGCGCCCTGAAACTGCTGTGGCAGGCGCCCCAGGGCGGCTATCACATGGAATACGGCTATTCCTGCATGGGTTACGAAATCGCCGGCGCCATGGGCATCAAGCTCGCCCAACCGGACAGGGACGTGGTCTGCTTCGTCGGCGACGGGTCCTACATGATGGCCAATTCCGAACTTGCCACCGCAGTCATGCGCCGGGTGCCGTTCACGGTCGTCCTGACCGACAACCGGGGCTATGGCTGCATCAACCGGCTGCAGATGGGAACCGGCGGCGAACAGTTCAACAATCTCTATCAAAACTGCAATGTCGAGGCCCAGCCGGATATCGATTTCGTCGCCCATGCCGCTTCCATGGGCGCGCATGCGGCGAAGGCGAAGGACATTACCGACCTGGAGGCGCACATCCTTGCCGCCCGCGACCGGGCCATCCCGACGGTCATCGTCATCGACACCGACCCGATGCACGGTCCCGGCGAAAACGGCG
- a CDS encoding ATP-binding cassette domain-containing protein, with amino-acid sequence MSDTLIELIDIEKHFGPVIALAGVSVSVRAGECHCLLGDNGAGKSTFIKTMSGVHKQTKGKILMEGKEVSFDSPRDAMEAGIATVYQDLAMIPLMSVTRNFWMGREPRKRFGPFKFFDFAEANEVTMTEMAKMGIRLRSPEQAVGTLSGGERQTVAISRAVYFGAKVLILDEPTSALGVRQTSNVLATIDKVRNKGIGVVFITHNVRHAMAVGDRFTVLNRGKTLGTAARGEIKAEELQDLMAGGQELAELEGSLGGTV; translated from the coding sequence ATGTCTGACACGCTGATCGAACTCATCGATATCGAAAAGCATTTCGGTCCCGTCATCGCGCTCGCCGGCGTCTCCGTCTCCGTCAGGGCCGGCGAATGCCATTGCCTCCTCGGCGACAACGGCGCGGGCAAATCCACCTTCATCAAGACCATGTCCGGGGTCCACAAGCAGACCAAGGGCAAGATCCTGATGGAGGGAAAGGAAGTCAGCTTCGACAGCCCCCGCGATGCCATGGAAGCCGGTATCGCCACCGTCTACCAGGACCTGGCGATGATCCCGCTCATGTCCGTCACGCGGAACTTCTGGATGGGCCGCGAGCCCCGCAAACGCTTCGGTCCGTTCAAGTTCTTCGATTTTGCCGAGGCAAACGAAGTGACCATGACGGAAATGGCCAAGATGGGCATCCGTCTGCGCTCCCCGGAACAGGCCGTCGGAACGCTGTCGGGCGGTGAGCGCCAGACCGTGGCCATCTCCCGGGCCGTCTATTTCGGCGCCAAGGTGCTGATCCTCGACGAGCCGACCTCCGCTCTCGGTGTCCGCCAGACCTCCAATGTGCTGGCGACCATCGACAAGGTTCGCAACAAGGGCATCGGTGTCGTCTTCATCACGCACAACGTGCGCCATGCGATGGCGGTGGGGGACCGGTTCACGGTTCTCAACCGCGGCAAGACGCTCGGCACCGCTGCGCGGGGTGAGATCAAGGCCGAAGAGCTTCAGGACCTGATGGCCGGAGGCCAGGAACTGGCGGAGCTGGAAGGATCCCTCGGCGGGACTGTCTGA
- the iolG gene encoding inositol 2-dehydrogenase: MAVTVALLGAGRIGKVHAKAIAATAGASLVAVADAFPDAADALAAAYGARVSSIDEIAAAGDVDAVIICTPTDTHADLIEQFARAGKAIFCEKPIDLSLERVKSCLKTVEELGATLMLGFNRRFDPHFRAVRQAIDEGRIGEVEMVQIVSRDPGAPPPSYITSSGGIFRDMTIHDFDMARFLLGEEVASVYATASVLVDPEIGKLGDYDSATVVLTTTSGKHCSISNSRRATYGYDQRIEVHGSLGAVSAENQRPISIEVASADGYTRPPLHDFFMTRYTEAYAAEIAAFVQAIENDQMPSPSGEDGLKALALAEAALKSIAERRAIGMDEI; the protein is encoded by the coding sequence ATGGCAGTCACTGTCGCCCTGCTAGGGGCCGGACGTATCGGCAAGGTGCATGCGAAGGCAATCGCGGCAACGGCAGGTGCATCGCTCGTTGCCGTGGCAGATGCCTTCCCGGACGCGGCCGATGCGCTCGCGGCGGCCTATGGTGCCCGGGTCAGTTCGATCGATGAAATCGCCGCGGCCGGGGATGTCGATGCGGTCATCATCTGCACGCCGACCGATACCCATGCCGACCTGATCGAACAGTTCGCAAGAGCCGGCAAGGCGATCTTCTGCGAAAAGCCGATTGACCTCTCCCTCGAGCGGGTAAAGTCCTGTCTCAAGACCGTCGAGGAGCTCGGCGCGACGCTGATGCTCGGCTTCAACCGCCGCTTCGACCCGCATTTCCGCGCGGTGCGCCAGGCGATCGACGAGGGCCGGATCGGCGAGGTGGAAATGGTGCAGATCGTCTCCCGTGATCCCGGCGCGCCGCCGCCGTCCTATATCACATCCTCCGGCGGCATCTTCCGCGACATGACCATCCACGACTTCGACATGGCGCGCTTTCTCCTAGGCGAAGAAGTCGCTTCGGTCTATGCGACGGCCTCCGTGCTGGTCGATCCGGAAATCGGCAAGCTCGGCGATTATGACAGCGCCACGGTGGTGCTGACCACGACGTCCGGAAAACACTGCTCCATCTCCAATTCCCGCCGTGCCACCTACGGCTACGATCAGAGGATCGAGGTGCATGGTTCGCTGGGTGCGGTGAGCGCGGAAAACCAGCGTCCGATCTCCATCGAAGTGGCGAGCGCGGACGGCTATACCCGCCCGCCGCTGCACGACTTCTTCATGACCCGCTACACGGAAGCCTATGCGGCGGAGATCGCCGCCTTCGTTCAGGCGATCGAGAACGACCAGATGCCCTCGCCGAGCGGCGAGGACGGCCTGAAGGCCCTCGCC
- a CDS encoding MurR/RpiR family transcriptional regulator, whose protein sequence is MNDARSGEPSASMDDNSDTAPKTIDAFFNRLGGKADQLPKRLKQFANYIAANPDRVAVSTVAELAESADVQPSAVMRFSQEMGFSGFSQMQKLFRSGYAQKWPDYATRLAKLREHGTESPSALLAEFVEVGRASLENLLTTVDPVALQQAVDVLARAETIHMIGFRRAFPVTSYLAYAFEKMNVPAVLHSGIANMNMEHLIRPNDAVIAVTFAPYSEMTIDMATKARATGADIVAITDVVTSPLSRLKAIQLLVSELDVGAFRALSASLSLAIALAVSVGAARNRM, encoded by the coding sequence ATGAATGATGCTAGGTCAGGCGAACCTTCAGCCTCCATGGATGATAACAGCGATACCGCTCCCAAGACAATCGACGCGTTCTTCAATCGTCTCGGCGGCAAGGCGGATCAGCTCCCGAAAAGGCTGAAGCAGTTCGCCAATTACATCGCCGCCAATCCGGACCGGGTCGCCGTGTCGACCGTTGCCGAACTGGCCGAGAGCGCGGATGTCCAGCCGTCCGCGGTGATGCGCTTCAGCCAGGAGATGGGGTTTTCCGGCTTCTCGCAAATGCAGAAGCTTTTTCGCTCCGGATATGCGCAGAAATGGCCGGATTACGCCACCCGGCTCGCCAAGCTGCGCGAGCACGGCACCGAGTCGCCTTCCGCGCTGCTCGCCGAATTCGTCGAGGTCGGACGGGCATCGCTGGAGAACCTGCTGACAACCGTGGACCCGGTCGCCCTGCAGCAGGCGGTGGACGTGCTCGCCCGGGCGGAGACCATCCACATGATCGGCTTCCGCCGGGCGTTCCCGGTGACGTCCTATCTCGCATATGCCTTTGAAAAGATGAATGTTCCGGCGGTCCTTCACTCGGGCATCGCCAACATGAACATGGAACATCTGATTCGCCCGAACGATGCCGTCATCGCCGTGACGTTCGCGCCCTATTCGGAGATGACCATCGATATGGCGACCAAGGCCCGGGCCACCGGCGCGGACATTGTCGCCATCACGGATGTGGTCACGAGCCCCCTCTCCCGGCTCAAGGCGATCCAGCTTCTGGTCTCCGAACTCGACGTCGGCGCATTCCGCGCACTCTCCGCAAGTCTTTCTCTCGCAATCGCTTTGGCGGTCTCGGTGGGGGCAGCCCGGAACCGCATGTGA
- a CDS encoding sugar ABC transporter substrate-binding protein: MKKTLIAMAAAAVAFTGYAAPAAAEGERFVLVSHAPDSDSWWNTIKNAIAVAGEQMNVEVEYRNPPTGDLADMARIIEQATASNPDGIIATIADYDVLSGPISDAVAKGIPVITINSGTIEQSKQLGALMHVGQPEYDAGKGAGEKAKAAGVTQFLCVNHYITNPASVERCQGYADALGVELGNQMIDSGQDPSEIKSKVMAHLQTNPDTNGILTLGPTSAHPTLAALDELGKSGTIHFGTFDISSEIADAIKSDVIAFAIDQQPYLQGYLPVVILTNLARYGVVPGNSINSGPGFVTKDNIALVEEYAGEYR; encoded by the coding sequence ATGAAGAAGACACTTATCGCAATGGCCGCTGCAGCCGTTGCCTTCACCGGCTATGCCGCCCCGGCCGCTGCGGAGGGCGAACGCTTCGTCCTCGTAAGCCACGCACCGGACAGCGACAGCTGGTGGAACACCATCAAGAACGCCATTGCGGTGGCCGGCGAGCAGATGAACGTTGAAGTGGAATACCGCAACCCGCCCACCGGCGACCTGGCGGACATGGCCCGCATCATCGAGCAGGCGACCGCCTCGAACCCGGACGGCATCATTGCCACGATCGCCGACTACGACGTGCTCTCCGGCCCGATTTCCGATGCAGTTGCCAAGGGCATTCCGGTGATCACCATCAACTCCGGCACCATCGAGCAGTCCAAGCAGCTCGGCGCGCTGATGCATGTCGGCCAGCCGGAATATGATGCGGGCAAGGGCGCGGGCGAAAAGGCCAAGGCGGCCGGCGTCACGCAGTTCCTGTGCGTGAACCACTATATCACCAACCCGGCTTCCGTTGAGCGGTGCCAGGGCTATGCCGACGCGCTCGGCGTCGAACTCGGCAACCAGATGATCGACAGCGGCCAGGATCCGTCCGAGATCAAGTCCAAGGTCATGGCGCACCTGCAGACCAATCCGGACACCAACGGCATCCTGACCCTCGGCCCGACCTCTGCTCATCCGACCCTGGCGGCCCTGGACGAACTCGGCAAGTCCGGTACGATCCACTTCGGCACGTTCGACATCTCCAGCGAGATCGCCGACGCCATCAAGTCCGACGTCATCGCCTTTGCCATTGACCAGCAGCCCTATCTGCAGGGCTACCTGCCGGTGGTGATCCTGACGAACCTTGCCCGTTACGGCGTGGTTCCGGGCAACTCCATCAACTCCGGCCCCGGCTTTGTCACCAAGGACAATATCGCCCTCGTGGAAGAATACGCAGGCGAATACCGCTAA